A single genomic interval of Fundulus heteroclitus isolate FHET01 unplaced genomic scaffold, MU-UCD_Fhet_4.1 scaffold_279, whole genome shotgun sequence harbors:
- the LOC118559360 gene encoding protocadherin beta-16-like translates to MVDRTMRWQVLLFVWIFSLGCAAGQATYSIPEEMSKGSLVGNIAQDLGLDVKRLKSGKARIYTEYKAEYIELDADRGVLRVKERIDREALCGQTTPCALHQQITLEDPIEFYSVNVEINDINDNVPTFKKEEMKFRISESAVIGAKFVLERAMDLDVGANGLQSYSLKPTDNFILKLHNQQDGSKKVEMVLQKHLDREAQDHIALTLTASDGGEPQLSGTMRVEISVLDANDNAPVFTQETYKVTVMETATRGTILSTVSAEDADEGSNGKVVYSITNTLDDVPNLFQIAEESGVVSLIGNLDYEKTQRYEIHVQASDDGGLTDSCKISVEVTDTNDNAPSINIMSKTKSVTENSHPGTVVTIINVQDADSGDNGKVECSIGENMPFLIKATSKKFYSLVTDSELDREMASEYNITVTCSDEGVPSLSSSITLTLQISDVNDNAPVFERSSYEAYIVENNTPGLSIFTVKATDADWNQNARVSYILEDSSVNGVPVSSYVSVSADSGVIHAVRSFDYEQIKDFQFRIKAQDGGSPPLSSNVTVKMLIQDQNDNPPQVLYPVQTGGSVVAEMVPRSTDVGYLVTKVVAVDVDSGQNAWLSYKLQKATDRALFEVGSQNGEIRTIRQVTDKDAVKQRLTVIVEDNGQPSRSATVIVNVAVADSFPEVLSEFTDFPHDKEYNDNLTFYLVLALAVVSFLFITCLVVIISVKIYRWRQSRILYHSNLPVIPYYPPRYSDTLGTGTLPHVYNYEVCRTTDSRKSDNKFGGAGGQNVLMMDPSSTGTMQRIQSEKSILDEPDSPLEVRILQIS, encoded by the coding sequence ATGGTGGACCGAACAATGAGATGGCAAGTGCTGTTGTTTGTCTGGATTTTTTCGCTCGGCTGTGCGGCAGGGCAGGCCACTTACTCGATTCCAGAGGAAATGTCAAAAGGCTCCCTTGTAGGAAACATAGCGCAGGATCTAGGGTTAGATGTGAAAAGACTGAAGTCCGGTAAAGCGAGAATATATACGGAATATAAAGCAGAGTACATCGAGCTGGACGCAGACAGGGGAGTCCTGCGTGTGAAAGAAAGAATCGACAGAGAGGCGCTGTGCGGGCAGACAACGCCTTGCGCTTTGCATCAGCAAATTACACTTGAAGATCCGATTGAATTTTATTCTGTTAACGTCGAAATTAATGACATAAACGACAACGTGCCCACCTTTAAAAAAGAGGAGATGAAATTTAGGATCAGCGAGTCGGCGGTGATTGGGGCAAAATTTGTATTAGAGAGAGCGATGGATCTGGACGTGGGTGCGAATGGGTTGCAGAGCTATTCGCTTAAACCAAcggataattttattttaaagcttcaCAATCAGCAAGATGGCAGCAAAAAGGTGGAGATGGTTTTGCAAAAACATCTCGACAGAGAGGCGCAGGATCACATCGCCTTAACTCTGACTGCCAGCGATGGCGGTGAGCCTCAGCTGTCTGGAACAATGCGAGTGGAGATTTCAGTGTTAGACGCTAATGACAATGCCCCGGTTTTTACGCAGGAAACCTATAAGGTTACGGTTATGGAAACTGCTACCAGGGGTACTATTTTGAGTACAGTCAGTGCAGAAGATGCAGATGAAGGCTCGAATGGAAAAGTGGTGTATTCAATAACAAACACCTTGGACGACGTGCCGAATTTATTTCAAATAGCGGAAGAAAGCGGCGTTGTCTCTTTAATTGGAAACTTGGATTATGAAAAGACACAGCGGTATGAAATACATGTACAAGCTAGTGATGATGGAGGACTAACAGATTCGTGTAAGATCAGTGTTGAAGTCACCGATACAAATGATAATGCACCTTCTATAAATATCATGTCTAAAACAAAATCTGTAACAGAAAATTCTCACCCAGGTACGGTGGTTACAATAATCAATGTTCAAGATGCTGACTCTGGAGATAACGGGAAGGTGGAGTGTAGCATTGGAGAGAACATGCCGTTTTTGATAAAAGCAACTTCCAAGAAATTTTATAGTTTAGTAACAGACAGTGAATTAGACAGAGAGATGGCCTCTGAATATAACATCACAGTGACCTGCTCTGATGAAGGAGTCCCCTCCCTCTCCAGCAGCATCACTCTCACCTTGCAGATCTCTGATGTGAATGACAACGCTCCTGTCTTTGAGAGGAGCTCCTATGAGGCCTACATTGTAGAAAACAACACACCAGGTCTTTCTATATTCACAGTGAAAGCGACAGATGCTGACTGGAACCAGAATGCCCGTGTTTCTTACATACTGGAGGACTCCTCTGTTAACGGCGTACCAGTCTCCTCATATGTGTCCGTCAGTGCTGATAGTGGAGTCATCCATGCAGTGCGCTCTTTTGACTACGAGCAGATCAAAGATTTCCAGTTCCGCATCAAAGCGCAGGATGGAGGCTCTCCTCCACTCAGCAGCAACGTGACTGTGAAAATGCTGATCCAGGACCAGAACGATAACCCTCCTCAGGTTCTGTACCCGGTCCAGACTGGTGGCTCTGTGGTAGCTGAAATGGTGCCTCGTTCAACAGATGTGGGCTACCTGGTGACTAAAGTGGTGGCTGTAGATGTGGACTCTGGACAGAACGCCTGGCTCTCCTATAAACTGCAGAAAGCCACAGACAGGGCGCTGTTTGAAGTGGGCTCACAGAATGGAGAAATAAGAACAATCCGTCAGGTGACTGATAAAGATGCTGTGAAACAGAGACTGACTGTGATAGTGGAGGACAACGGGCAGCCCTCTCGTTCAGCTACAGTCATTGTTAACGTGGCGGTGGCGGACAGCTTCCCTGAAGTGCTGTCCGAGTTCACTGACTTTCCTCACGATAAGGAGTACAATGACAACCTGACTTTTTACTTGGTCTTGGCTCTGGCTGTGGTCTCCTTCCTCTTCATCACGTGTTTAGTGGTTATTATATCAGTCAAGATCTACAGATGGAGACAGTCTCGCATCCTGTATCACTCCAACCTCCCCGTGATTCCATATTATCCTCCACGTTACTCAGACACTTTGGGAACAGGGACTCTGCCACACGTGTACAACTACGAGGTGTGCAGGACCACTGACTCCAGAAAGAGTGACAATAAGTTTGGAGGAGCTGGTGGTCAGAACGTGTTGATGATGGACCCCAGTTCTACAGGAACCATGCAGCGGATACAGAGTGAGAAGAGCATCCTGGATGAACCTGACTCTCCTCTAGAG